The following proteins are encoded in a genomic region of Xanthomonas cassavae CFBP 4642:
- a CDS encoding helix-turn-helix domain-containing protein, translated as MQQVIIADRGLALSLDGASESTSTTGLAVSRLGSIRTTSATFTLWVQLRGRAWVESKEGRFRLRAGDWIAFDKDSHPTVQADRSALCVGVSLDGDSLQSLAELTDATLYPGRSHLSRSDLRIALRLWRNAAVQSGCASARPLLLHLAAMQRDFIEQEQRCPGRSRSRRRQVFGRMQRARLYLEGNSDRVVRISELAQLTNFSGWYVSKTFQSLYEESPQALSARLRLERASDLLRDTSMMIGEVAAASGFDNCCSFARAFRARFGVSASRYRDQTTNPPDSAKPRSVTRKATAFTQS; from the coding sequence ATGCAACAGGTCATCATTGCCGATCGCGGCCTCGCACTGTCACTGGATGGTGCCAGCGAATCGACCTCGACCACAGGTCTGGCAGTCTCGCGGCTGGGCAGCATCCGCACCACGTCTGCGACGTTCACGCTGTGGGTGCAGTTGCGCGGACGCGCATGGGTGGAATCCAAGGAAGGACGTTTCCGCCTGCGTGCCGGCGACTGGATTGCCTTCGACAAGGACTCGCACCCCACCGTGCAGGCCGACCGGAGCGCGCTGTGCGTCGGCGTCAGTCTCGACGGCGACAGTCTGCAGTCCCTGGCCGAGTTAACCGATGCCACGCTGTATCCGGGGCGCAGCCACCTGTCACGCAGCGATCTGCGTATTGCATTGCGGCTGTGGCGCAACGCGGCAGTGCAGAGTGGCTGTGCCTCTGCACGCCCGCTGTTGCTGCACCTGGCGGCAATGCAGCGCGACTTCATCGAGCAGGAGCAGCGGTGCCCAGGTCGCTCACGCAGCCGTCGCCGCCAGGTCTTCGGTCGCATGCAGCGCGCCCGGCTCTACCTGGAAGGCAACAGCGATCGCGTCGTGCGCATCAGCGAGCTGGCGCAGCTGACCAACTTCTCCGGCTGGTATGTCTCCAAGACGTTTCAGAGCCTGTACGAGGAAAGCCCACAGGCATTGTCGGCGCGCCTGCGACTGGAGCGCGCCTCCGATCTGTTGCGCGACACATCGATGATGATCGGTGAGGTTGCGGCCGCCAGCGGCTTCGATAATTGCTGCAGTTTTGCGCGTGCGTTTCGCGCGCGCTTCGGGGTCTCCGCATCGCGTTACCGGGACCAGACGACCAATCCGCCAGATTCGGCAAAGCCACGTAGCGTGACGCGCAAAGCGACGGCGTTCACGCAATCGTAA